The genomic region ATTTTTGAATTCTATACTATTGATTAACCGCTTCGTTCTTTTCCTGCAATACATTATTTTTTACAGATATTTGTAAGGATGCTTTTTTTGTCTACCGTTGTTTATTGTAAAAGTATATCTTTCGTTCATTTCCTAAATCTTTTTCCACAAGCAAACCTTCTTTGCACAATTCTTGAATGGTTTCAGTAATTTGCTCTTTCCTCATCTCAACCATTTCTTGTGTAATCCACCACTCCGCAATCCCTTCCAGCGTATCTCCTGCATCGGGATGCTTGAGCAAGTAACCGAGTATAGCTTTCGTAATTTCATCATTCGTCATCCAAAAACTTTCTGAGATTTTCGAATGACTATTTGCAAGCATAATGCCAGCTATACGATGTTGAAAATCAATGAAACTGCATGTAAAAGGAAGGCAAGAAGAATTGGGATGAAGGAGGTGCGACAAGAATCCCGCACCTAAAATATAAATACTCGGTAAGTGATTGCAGCAAAATGAGTTTGAAGTGCGGGAAATCTCCCGCATCCAATCAATATGATGCCGCAGTATGAAGGTTGTATTTTTTTATCAGCCGTTGAAGTGAACGCCTGTCAATGTGCGCCTGTTCTGCAGCGCGACTGACATTCCATTTGTTCGCAGCCAAAATTTCAGAGAGAAATCGTTTTTCAAATTCGTGAATCACAATCTCTCGTGCATCCTGAAATGTTCTCTGACCTACAGGAGTAGTTCCATCACCGGGTAAAACTACGTCCTCCGCTTTGATGAGGCTTGATTCAATCAATACTACAAGTCTCTCAATCAGGTTTTTCATTTCGCGCACATTCCCGGGCCATGAATAGGAGGTGAGTTTGTTCATGGCATCGGCAGAGAAACACATTTCGCCCTTCTCATACTGATGAGAAAACTTATCAAGAAAATGGTTGGCAAGCAGAAATATATCGCCTGTGCGCTCACGCAACGGCGGTAAATGAATGTTCAGAACATTGATACGGTAATATAAATCTTCCCGAAATCGTTTTTCTTGTATTTCGGTCAGGAGGTCAACATTGGTTGCGGTGATAATATGTACATTTTCCTGCACGTACTTCGATGACCCTAAGGGTTTATAAAGTCCGTCTTCTAAAAAGCGGAGGAGTTTCACTTGTGAGGAGAAGTTTAGCGTGTTGATTTCATCAAGGAATAATGTTCCACCCCGCGCTTCGTGAATTAATCCTTCTTGTTTATGTAACGCGCCCGTGTAGGCTCCTTTTTCATGTCCGAAGAGTTCATTTTCAAACAGTTGTTCCGGCAGAACACCACAGTTAACCGGAATAAACGGTTGCGATGAACGACTTCCCAAGTAATGCAACGCACGGGCGACCATTTCTTTCCCCGTACCTGTTTCCCCCATGATTAATGATGGAGAATCGGTCTTACTGATAATTGGAATTTTTTTTATTGCGTTGAGGAATTGGGATGAAGCGCCGATAAATTGCCCCAAACCGAATTTGAGGATTAATTCCTTTTTGATAACATCAGATTCAGGAACATTCGTCACGTTGAGAAGCCGCTGAAATTTCTTCTTAATTTCTTCTCCTCGCGCCGGGACAAGGAGAAAATCATCAATGCTTGTATCAACAAGTTTGTGAAGAATGTCTTTGTTTTGATTTCTAATTGCAGCAAGAATATGAACGTTTGTGTTTTTCTCCCTGATTGAATTTACAATAGAATTCCATTTCTCGGAAACTGTTGGGAGTACTAACAAAACAGAACGACACTCTTTTGAAAGCGTAGCATAAGAATTATCAAAGGAGTGAACGTGAAATGTAATGTCCATTTCCTTTTTGAATTGATTCAAGACATGTAATGAATCATCATCATTGCCAGCAAATGCTACAACGAAATTTGAATATTGTGTTTGTGAAGCCTTATCTTGGAGAATATAATTCCCGGACATATCTCCTCCTTAGATACATGGTATCACTTAAATAAATGTACATACTTACATGCAATAGTTTGTAAATGCCAAATTATTTTTTTTGATTCACAGCAATGTGCATCATAGTTGATTTCTTTGAGTTCATTTTCATAAAATTATTTTTCTCCGTTTGACAAACCCTATTTCTGATAGGAACTACAAGATAGATTCATTTGATTGGTTTACCATCTCCGGGTACCCATCATGAAAACAAATTGCCCCTCAAAGAACCTTCTGGAAAATACGAAACGAAAAAAAGATTTGTTAGAGGGAAAACACGGATTTTGGATTGCGAAAAACGAAAAACCGGGGTAGAGTAATCCCGAACTCTCAGTTAGACAATTATCAATCCTCTACGTATCGCCTCTTTAACTAAATCCGCATCTGTATGAGCCCCCAGTTTTACCTTGAGTGTATGTTTATGCGTTTCAACTGTTCTTTCACTCAAAAATAACAGAGAACCAATTTCTTTTACTGTTTTTCCTTGTGCAACTAAGATAAGAACTTCAAGTTCACGTTCCGTTAAATTCGCTTGCTTATTTTTCCCTGAATTCCTTTGCAACAATGTAGCTAAAACACGTTGGGAGATTTCCGGTGAACAATAGAGTTTTCCATCCAATACTTCCCTCAATGCTTTCACCAAGATTTCTGCGTCATAGATATAACGCTTCGCTACAAACCCGGATGCACCGGCATCAAACATCGAAAGAATATCATCAATTCCTTCTCTCATGGAACATCCTATAATGCGAATGGTTGGGAATTTTTCCAAAATTTTACGTGT from Ignavibacteriota bacterium harbors:
- a CDS encoding response regulator transcription factor, giving the protein MNIKVLIVDDDPLGRQGMTSWLSDQDEIEVVGEASNETETFAFLEKQQPDIICMDVSLHGMFDRSGIELTRKILEKFPTIRIIGCSMREGIDDILSMFDAGASGFVAKRYIYDAEILVKALREVLDGKLYCSPEISQRVLATLLQRNSGKNKQANLTERELEVLILVAQGKTVKEIGSLLFLSERTVETHKHTLKVKLGAHTDADLVKEAIRRGLIIV
- a CDS encoding sigma-54-dependent Fis family transcriptional regulator, coding for MSGNYILQDKASQTQYSNFVVAFAGNDDDSLHVLNQFKKEMDITFHVHSFDNSYATLSKECRSVLLVLPTVSEKWNSIVNSIREKNTNVHILAAIRNQNKDILHKLVDTSIDDFLLVPARGEEIKKKFQRLLNVTNVPESDVIKKELILKFGLGQFIGASSQFLNAIKKIPIISKTDSPSLIMGETGTGKEMVARALHYLGSRSSQPFIPVNCGVLPEQLFENELFGHEKGAYTGALHKQEGLIHEARGGTLFLDEINTLNFSSQVKLLRFLEDGLYKPLGSSKYVQENVHIITATNVDLLTEIQEKRFREDLYYRINVLNIHLPPLRERTGDIFLLANHFLDKFSHQYEKGEMCFSADAMNKLTSYSWPGNVREMKNLIERLVVLIESSLIKAEDVVLPGDGTTPVGQRTFQDAREIVIHEFEKRFLSEILAANKWNVSRAAEQAHIDRRSLQRLIKKYNLHTAASY